In one window of Frigoriglobus tundricola DNA:
- a CDS encoding dioxygenase family protein, which translates to MSSPLHLPSRRLFLASSAVTAATAPFWTVRGAFAEELTRTPAQTEGPFYPNKLPLDTDNDLLVINDGITPAVGEVAHLTGKILDAKGDPLKNAVVEIWQCDANGVYLHTADSNGKKDKQDKNFQGFGRFVTGSTGEYYFRTIKPVPYPGRTPHIHFKVKQGRKELLTTQLYVKGHPGNEKDGIWKGVRDAKQRESITVGFEKVKGSKAGELSANFVIILGTTPAE; encoded by the coding sequence ATGAGTAGCCCGTTGCACCTGCCGAGCCGCCGCCTGTTCCTGGCCTCCAGCGCGGTCACCGCCGCCACCGCGCCGTTCTGGACCGTGCGGGGCGCGTTCGCCGAAGAACTGACCCGGACGCCGGCCCAAACGGAGGGGCCGTTCTACCCGAACAAGCTCCCGCTCGATACCGACAACGACCTGCTCGTCATCAACGACGGCATCACGCCGGCGGTGGGTGAGGTCGCCCACCTGACGGGGAAGATCCTCGACGCGAAGGGCGACCCGCTGAAGAACGCCGTCGTCGAGATCTGGCAGTGCGACGCGAACGGCGTGTACCTGCACACGGCGGACAGCAACGGCAAGAAGGACAAGCAGGACAAGAACTTTCAGGGGTTCGGGCGGTTCGTGACCGGGAGCACCGGCGAGTACTATTTCCGGACCATCAAGCCGGTACCCTACCCCGGCCGGACCCCGCACATTCACTTCAAGGTGAAACAGGGACGCAAGGAACTGCTGACCACCCAGCTCTACGTGAAGGGGCACCCCGGCAACGAGAAGGACGGCATCTGGAAGGGGGTAAGGGACGCCAAGCAGCGCGAGTCGATCACGGTGGGTTTCGAGAAAGTGAAGGGGTCGAAGGCCGGCGAATTGAGCGCGAACTTCGTCATCATTCTGGGCACCACCCCGGCGGAGTGA
- a CDS encoding DUF4058 family protein, whose product MPMHDWTTVPDGIVHVFHHGWVSALCDALNASTFTPNLYALPERVADDSSDVAKAPSEAEFYRRKKSAIAIRHVSGDRVVAMIEIVSPGNKASKNGVRAFVNNACELLEARSHLLIVDPFPPGPRDPGGVHGLIWDEVTDTEFRPPADKPFTLVAYESDLITRAYVQNIAVGDALPDMELFLEPNGCVMVPLEATYTAAFDVQPRRWRDVLQPPRR is encoded by the coding sequence ATGCCCATGCACGACTGGACAACGGTCCCGGACGGCATCGTCCATGTGTTCCATCACGGTTGGGTGTCGGCGCTCTGCGACGCCCTGAACGCAAGCACCTTCACACCGAACCTGTACGCACTGCCGGAGCGCGTTGCGGACGATTCGAGCGATGTCGCGAAGGCACCATCGGAAGCCGAATTCTACCGGCGGAAAAAGAGCGCGATCGCGATTCGGCACGTCAGCGGGGATCGCGTCGTTGCGATGATCGAAATCGTTTCGCCGGGCAACAAGGCGAGCAAGAACGGGGTGCGGGCGTTCGTGAACAATGCGTGCGAACTGCTCGAAGCCCGCAGCCACCTGTTGATCGTCGATCCGTTCCCGCCCGGCCCGCGCGACCCCGGCGGCGTCCACGGCCTCATTTGGGACGAAGTGACCGACACGGAGTTCCGGCCGCCCGCGGACAAGCCCTTCACGCTCGTGGCGTACGAATCGGACCTCATCACGCGGGCTTACGTGCAGAACATCGCCGTGGGCGACGCGCTCCCCGACATGGAACTGTTCCTGGAACCGAACGGCTGCGTGATGGTCCCGCTGGAAGCAACTTATACCGCTGCGTTCGACGTGCAACCCCGCCGCTGGCGCGACGTGCTTCAGCCGCCGAGGAGATGA
- a CDS encoding DUF1549 domain-containing protein, which yields MRLRLLLTAAACTLAPCVIRAAEGPAASEPIEKVIDQLVDAAIADAGVTSAGRADDATLIRRLTLDLVGRIPTTGEVDAYVKSTDADKRAKLVDRLIASPGFVRHQAALFEVMLNPDGNGRGGALREYLTAALKENKPWDKMFTEMLLPDEGNAKLKGAADFLRGRLSDADKLTSDVSVAFFGVNVSCAQCHNHPHVKDWTQDHFYGMKAFLSRTFDNGGFLGERGYGVIKYKPTRGPERTAKMMFLTGATVEDANAKDPAPEEMKKEKEALEKAKAAKTPPPAPKFSARAKLVEVALKGENAEFFSRSIVNRMWHRFLGTGLVSPLDQMHAENAPSHPELLAWLARDTATNGYNLKRLVRGIVMSTAYSRSSRYESENRPGAKLFAVAKLKPMTPLQLSTSLKIAATDPASFNGLKPEEFEKRMEQIESSARGFAGLIAQPTDNFQIGVGEALLFSNGDRVLREVLTDGGGTALGRVKALTDPKEAAGFLIRTAYGRTATETETEALVAYVEKRKGREADAYKQILWALVTAPEFRFSY from the coding sequence ATGCGGCTCCGTCTGCTGCTCACTGCGGCCGCTTGCACCCTCGCGCCGTGCGTCATTCGTGCCGCTGAGGGTCCGGCGGCTTCCGAGCCAATCGAAAAGGTTATCGACCAGCTCGTTGACGCCGCCATCGCGGACGCGGGCGTCACTTCGGCCGGACGGGCGGACGACGCCACTCTCATCCGCCGCCTCACGCTCGACCTCGTCGGCCGCATCCCCACCACGGGCGAAGTGGACGCCTACGTCAAATCGACCGACGCCGACAAGCGCGCGAAGCTCGTGGACCGGCTCATCGCGTCGCCCGGCTTCGTGCGGCACCAGGCCGCGCTCTTCGAAGTGATGCTGAACCCCGACGGGAACGGGCGCGGCGGGGCGCTCCGCGAGTACCTCACGGCGGCCCTCAAAGAGAACAAGCCGTGGGACAAGATGTTCACGGAAATGCTGTTGCCCGACGAGGGCAACGCGAAACTGAAGGGCGCCGCCGATTTCCTCCGCGGTCGGCTGTCGGACGCCGACAAGCTGACCAGCGACGTGAGCGTCGCGTTCTTCGGCGTGAACGTGAGCTGTGCCCAGTGCCACAACCACCCACACGTCAAGGATTGGACCCAGGACCACTTTTACGGCATGAAGGCGTTCCTCTCCCGCACTTTTGACAACGGCGGGTTCCTCGGCGAGCGCGGGTACGGCGTCATCAAGTACAAGCCGACGCGGGGACCCGAACGCACCGCGAAGATGATGTTCCTCACCGGCGCGACCGTCGAGGACGCGAACGCAAAAGACCCGGCCCCCGAGGAGATGAAGAAGGAGAAGGAGGCGCTCGAAAAGGCGAAGGCCGCCAAGACGCCGCCGCCCGCCCCGAAGTTCAGCGCCCGGGCCAAGCTCGTGGAAGTCGCCCTCAAGGGCGAGAACGCCGAGTTCTTCTCGCGGTCCATCGTGAACCGCATGTGGCACCGCTTCCTCGGAACCGGCCTCGTGTCCCCGCTCGACCAGATGCACGCCGAGAACGCCCCGAGCCACCCCGAACTGCTCGCGTGGCTGGCCCGTGACACCGCGACCAACGGCTACAACCTGAAGCGCCTCGTTCGCGGCATCGTGATGAGCACAGCGTACTCCCGCAGCAGCCGGTACGAGTCCGAGAACCGGCCGGGCGCCAAGTTGTTCGCGGTCGCGAAGCTCAAGCCGATGACGCCGCTACAACTCTCCACCTCGCTCAAGATCGCGGCCACGGACCCCGCCAGTTTCAACGGTTTGAAGCCGGAGGAGTTCGAAAAGCGGATGGAGCAGATCGAAAGTTCCGCCCGCGGGTTCGCGGGGCTCATCGCGCAACCGACCGACAACTTCCAGATCGGCGTCGGTGAGGCGCTGTTGTTCAGCAACGGCGACCGCGTGCTGAGAGAGGTTCTCACCGACGGCGGCGGCACGGCCCTCGGTCGCGTCAAGGCGCTGACCGACCCGAAGGAGGCCGCCGGGTTCCTGATCCGGACCGCCTACGGCCGGACCGCGACCGAAACGGAAACCGAGGCACTCGTCGCGTACGTCGAGAAGCGCAAGGGCCGTGAGGCCGACGCGTACAAGCAGATCCTCTGGGCGCTCGTGACCGCACCAGAATTCCGGTTCAGCTACTGA
- a CDS encoding DUF1501 domain-containing protein, translating to MARKTFCGSLAHAMDRRAFLGGAAAAGATLAADMTALNALAAPDVNKSLKKAQKRVILLWLAGGASQLETWDPKPGAPTGGPFRSIQTDVPGLRISELMPKMATRMKTTCVIRGLNTKNGDHGSAAETIMRGRRDEAALRYPDLGAVVAREMGLPDSKVPDYVTFYTQTEGRGMAPGNAGFLGARYAPMELTTNNYPEHIKRLDGITDRDHIERGQLRDLLGKQFAQGRSSETMNSQTEAYQRVRGIMASEKLFDVSQEPQKVRDRYGPTQFAEQVLIARRLVEAGVPFVRVGRAWWDSHGQNFETHQEMVPELDHVMATLIDDLFERGMLDDVMVLTLSEFGRTPAINASLGRDHFASAWSSTITGCGIKRGSVYGKTDPKGNTVTAEEVDAGSLFATIYSALGLDPNKNYYVGSRPIPLVNPGVEPIKALVG from the coding sequence ATGGCTCGCAAGACCTTCTGCGGCTCACTCGCTCACGCAATGGACCGCCGGGCGTTCCTCGGCGGGGCCGCGGCCGCCGGCGCGACGCTCGCCGCCGACATGACCGCCCTCAACGCGCTGGCCGCGCCCGACGTCAACAAGTCCCTGAAGAAGGCGCAGAAGCGCGTCATCCTGTTGTGGCTCGCGGGCGGCGCGTCGCAACTGGAAACGTGGGACCCCAAGCCGGGCGCGCCGACCGGCGGCCCCTTCCGCTCCATTCAGACCGACGTGCCGGGACTCCGCATCTCGGAACTGATGCCGAAGATGGCGACCCGGATGAAGACCACCTGCGTGATTCGCGGGCTGAACACCAAGAACGGCGACCACGGCTCCGCCGCCGAGACGATCATGCGCGGCCGCCGCGACGAGGCCGCCCTCCGCTACCCGGACCTCGGCGCCGTCGTCGCCCGTGAAATGGGCCTGCCGGACAGCAAGGTGCCGGACTACGTCACCTTCTACACCCAGACCGAGGGCCGCGGCATGGCCCCCGGCAACGCGGGGTTCCTCGGCGCCCGGTACGCCCCGATGGAGCTGACCACGAACAACTACCCCGAGCACATCAAGAGGCTCGACGGCATCACCGACCGCGACCACATCGAGCGCGGCCAGCTCCGCGACCTGCTCGGGAAGCAGTTCGCCCAGGGTCGCAGCTCCGAAACGATGAACAGCCAGACCGAGGCGTACCAGCGGGTCCGCGGCATCATGGCCAGCGAGAAGCTGTTCGACGTCTCGCAGGAGCCGCAGAAGGTGCGCGACCGCTACGGCCCCACGCAGTTCGCGGAACAGGTCCTCATCGCCCGCCGCCTCGTGGAAGCCGGCGTGCCGTTCGTCCGCGTCGGCCGGGCGTGGTGGGACAGCCACGGGCAGAACTTCGAGACGCACCAGGAGATGGTGCCCGAACTCGACCACGTGATGGCGACCCTGATCGACGACCTCTTCGAGCGCGGGATGCTGGACGACGTGATGGTGCTCACGCTGTCGGAGTTCGGCCGCACGCCGGCGATCAACGCCAGTTTGGGCCGCGACCACTTCGCGAGCGCCTGGAGCAGCACCATCACCGGCTGCGGCATCAAGCGCGGGTCGGTGTACGGCAAGACCGACCCGAAGGGCAACACGGTGACGGCCGAGGAGGTGGACGCGGGCAGCCTGTTCGCGACGATCTACTCGGCGCTGGGCCTGGACCCGAACAAGAACTACTACGTCGGCAGCCGCCCGATCCCGCTCGTGAACCCCGGCGTGGAGCCGATCAAGGCGCTGGTGGGGTGA